A portion of the bacterium genome contains these proteins:
- a CDS encoding CoA transferase: MTRRAPLEGIRVADFTWVWAGPHCTLQLAHLGAEVIRVESATRLCVTRLLPPYAKFEPGPNRSGYFNQYNQGKKSLTLDLKRPEALAVAKRLCAASDVVVENFAAGVMDRMGLGWDVLHGLRRDLVMIALSGYGATGPESTNVSYGPAQVPLSGMSSVTGYRGHPPMHVGVSYGDPTGGLHGAVAVLAALLHRARTGQGQYIDLSQWETSMAVLPEALMRFTMTGAAPERDGNRDPHMAPHGVWQAAGDEQRWVAIAVEDDAGFARLATLMGQPQLARDPRFVTLAARKRHEEALEELVAAWAAGEDADALVERLQGAGIAAFVSARNRDLAEDPHLRERGFPVTLEHPEVGAMMHLGVPWRMSASDSRVRRAAPCLGQDTDQVLRDVCGYGDDEIAAMRTAGTLA, encoded by the coding sequence ATGACCAGGCGCGCACCGCTCGAGGGCATCCGTGTCGCCGACTTCACCTGGGTGTGGGCCGGCCCCCACTGCACCCTCCAGCTCGCGCACCTCGGCGCCGAGGTGATCCGGGTCGAGAGCGCGACGCGGCTGTGCGTCACGCGGCTGCTGCCGCCCTATGCGAAGTTCGAGCCGGGCCCGAACCGCAGCGGCTACTTCAACCAGTACAACCAGGGCAAGAAGAGCCTCACGCTCGACCTGAAGCGTCCCGAGGCGCTCGCCGTGGCGAAGCGGCTCTGCGCGGCGAGCGACGTGGTGGTCGAGAACTTCGCCGCCGGCGTGATGGACCGGATGGGGCTGGGTTGGGACGTCCTGCACGGCCTGCGTCGCGACCTCGTCATGATCGCGCTCTCCGGCTACGGCGCGACGGGCCCCGAGTCGACCAACGTCTCCTACGGGCCTGCGCAGGTGCCGCTCTCGGGGATGTCGTCGGTGACCGGCTATCGGGGCCATCCGCCGATGCACGTCGGCGTCTCCTACGGCGACCCGACCGGCGGGCTGCACGGGGCGGTTGCCGTACTGGCCGCCCTGCTGCATCGCGCCCGCACCGGCCAGGGCCAGTACATCGACCTCTCCCAGTGGGAGACCTCGATGGCCGTGCTGCCCGAGGCGCTCATGCGCTTCACGATGACGGGCGCGGCGCCGGAGCGCGACGGCAATCGTGATCCGCACATGGCGCCCCACGGCGTGTGGCAGGCCGCGGGCGACGAGCAGCGCTGGGTCGCGATCGCCGTCGAGGACGACGCCGGCTTCGCGCGCCTCGCCACGCTGATGGGCCAGCCGCAGCTCGCACGCGACCCGCGCTTCGTCACGCTCGCCGCGCGCAAGCGCCACGAGGAGGCTCTCGAGGAGCTGGTCGCGGCGTGGGCCGCGGGCGAGGACGCCGACGCGCTGGTGGAACGCCTCCAGGGCGCCGGCATCGCCGCCTTCGTGTCGGCGCGCAACCGCGATCTGGCCGAGGACCCGCATCTGCGCGAGCGCGGCTTCCCGGTGACGCTCGAGCACCCCGAGGTCGGAGCGATGATGCATCTCGGCGTACCGTGGCGCATGTCGGCGAGCGACAGCCGCGTGCGCCGCGCCGCCCCCTGCCTCGGGCAGGATACCGACCAGGTGCTGCGCGACGTCTGCGGCTACGGCGACGACGAGATCGCCGCCATGCGCACCGCCGGCACCCTGGCCTGA